A stretch of Triticum aestivum cultivar Chinese Spring chromosome 1D, IWGSC CS RefSeq v2.1, whole genome shotgun sequence DNA encodes these proteins:
- the LOC123180368 gene encoding uncharacterized protein gives MDLILPFKVGDLAESKSFVKGYTGAWFRSKIIDMRVTESGHLEYYLEYIDYTEEENEWIRVFQKNPLSPACGEGKPSESTEIMLRPAFPHWYRGGQVPVRFPKNELVASVCDTWKVGDKVDWRCSDCYWTAEIIRLNSRDVVQVMLLDPPMGEGGQHPAKKKDLRPALDWSIIKGWTVPLSAAKGKSWQAARLVHPKSDIEDSITDEDEAPGSPTKRPSSDTSGISKLSNRSDTILASTEKLGPTHESSDPSRRGTRNSSKRQISPATVKGAAMAEPIGPSNVNGSRRRYPFRVRRNAAGQQR, from the exons ATGGATCTAATTCTCCCATTCAAAGTTGGAGATCTTGCCGAGTCAAAGTCTTTTGTTAAGGGTTACACAGGTGCATGGTTCCGCTCCAAG ATTATTGATATGCGTGTCACAGAATCTGGGCACCTTGAGTATTACTTGGAGTATATTGACTATACTGAAGAAG AGAATGAATGGATCAGAGTCTTTCAAAAGAACCCACTCAGCCCAGCATGCGGGGAAGGGAAACCAAGTGAGAGTACTGAAATAATGTTGCGTCCTGCCTTTCCTCATTGGTATAGGGGGGGACAAGTTCCTGTGCGCTTTCCAAAGAATGAGCTTGTTGCGAGTGTTTGTGATACCTGGAAAGTAGGTGACAAGGTTGACTGGCGGTGTTCAGATTGTTACTGGACTGCGGAAATTATTAGGTTGAACAGTAGAGATGTGGTTCAG GTAATGCTGTTGGATCCTCCCATGGGTGAAGGCGGGCAACATCCTGCTAAGAAAAAGGACCTGAGGCCTGCACTTGATTGGTCCATCATTAAAGGTTGGACTGTACCTCTTTCGGCT GCAAAAGGGAAATCCTGGCAAGCTGCTCGTCTGGTTCATCCTAAATCTG ATATAGAAGACAGCATCACGGATGAAGATGAAGCCCCGGGATCTCCAACCAAAAGGCCCTCATCGGACACAAGCGGCATATCTAAGCTAAGCAATCGGAGCGACACCATTCTGGCGTCCACGGAGAAGTTGGGGCCGACACACGAATCATCAGACCCCAGTCGACGGGGTACCCGCAATTCCAGTAAGCGACAGATATCTCCTGCCACTGTCAAAGGAGCTGCTATGGCAGAACCGATCGGCCCCTCTAATGTAAACGGTTCCCGCCGCCGGTACCCCTTTCGGGTCCGGAGGAACGCAGCAGGGCAACAGAGATAA
- the LOC123180367 gene encoding RNA-binding protein Y14A isoform X1, with amino-acid sequence MAAAAMNTDVEAVDFDSDDDDLMDEEGAIEPSPAPAPRLRSTIAGGGGGDDDAPRKTKGRGFREDPNSSSAHRDSRLAGAGRSGFDALASDGGPGPVRSIEGWIVLVTGVHEEAQEEDLHNIFGDYGQVKNLHLNLDRRTGFVKGYALIEYENFEQAKRAIRESDGTELLSQIISVDWAFSSGPVKQRNTRKRYGLCELSYLVLFLVMLEGNCRHDSYRFDWPNIFVRTFWI; translated from the exons atggcggcggcggcgatgaacacggacgtggaggcagtcgacttcgactccgacgacgacgatcTCATGGACGAGGAGGGTGCCATCGAACCCTCGCCGGCCCCCGCTCCCCGCCTCCGATCTACCATcgcagggggcggcggcggcgacgacgatgcCCCGCGTAAGACCAAGGGGCGCGGCTTCCGCGAGGACCCTAACTCCTCGTCCGCGCACCGCGACTCGCGGTTAGCTGGCGCAGGCCGCTCAGGCTTCGACGCCCTCGCCTCCGATGGCGGCCCTGGACCCGTGCGCT CCATTGAAGGGTGGATTGTACTGGTTACTGGAGTTCATGAAGAAGCTCAGGAGGAGGACCTCCATAATATTTTCGGGGATTATGGGCAGGTCAAGAACTTGCATTTGAATTTGGATCGCCGGACTGGATTTGTGAAG GGATATGCTCTAATTGAGTATGAGAACTTTGAGCAAGCCAAGCGTGCAATAAGAGAATCAGACGGAACTGAGCTTCTTTCGCAGATAATAAGTGTTGACTGGGCATTTAGCAGTGGCCCTGTCAAACAGAGAAATACTCGGAAGAGGTATGGTTTATGTGAGCTTTCGTATTTAGTTCTTTTTTTGGTTATGTTAGAAGGAAATTGCAGGCATGACAGCTACAGGTTTGATTGGCCCAACATATTTGTGAGAACCTTCTGGATATAG
- the LOC123180367 gene encoding RNA-binding protein Y14A isoform X2: protein MAAAAMNTDVEAVDFDSDDDDLMDEEGAIEPSPAPAPRLRSTIAGGGGGDDDAPRKTKGRGFREDPNSSSAHRDSRLAGAGRSGFDALASDGGPGPVRSIEGWIVLVTGVHEEAQEEDLHNIFGDYGQVKNLHLNLDRRTGFVKGYALIEYENFEQAKRAIRESDGTELLSQIISVDWAFSSGPVKQRNTRKRSPRPNRSRSPPRRRYP, encoded by the exons atggcggcggcggcgatgaacacggacgtggaggcagtcgacttcgactccgacgacgacgatcTCATGGACGAGGAGGGTGCCATCGAACCCTCGCCGGCCCCCGCTCCCCGCCTCCGATCTACCATcgcagggggcggcggcggcgacgacgatgcCCCGCGTAAGACCAAGGGGCGCGGCTTCCGCGAGGACCCTAACTCCTCGTCCGCGCACCGCGACTCGCGGTTAGCTGGCGCAGGCCGCTCAGGCTTCGACGCCCTCGCCTCCGATGGCGGCCCTGGACCCGTGCGCT CCATTGAAGGGTGGATTGTACTGGTTACTGGAGTTCATGAAGAAGCTCAGGAGGAGGACCTCCATAATATTTTCGGGGATTATGGGCAGGTCAAGAACTTGCATTTGAATTTGGATCGCCGGACTGGATTTGTGAAG GGATATGCTCTAATTGAGTATGAGAACTTTGAGCAAGCCAAGCGTGCAATAAGAGAATCAGACGGAACTGAGCTTCTTTCGCAGATAATAAGTGTTGACTGGGCATTTAGCAGTGGCCCTGTCAAACAGAGAAATACTCGGAAGAG ATCACCGAGGCCTAATCGCTCAAGGAGCCCACCAAGGAGAAGATACCCTTAG